Part of the Catalinimonas alkaloidigena genome is shown below.
GGCATTTTCTACTTCTTGGGGACTAAAGTCTCCTTCCGGACCGATAAGTACCACGTAGTTCTGATGTGCCTTGGCGGTATGGATAAGCTGAGGGCATGCTTCTTCTCCCAGGTAAGCGATGAACTTATGCGTATTGGTTTCTCTTTTTTGCCCCTGGACAAAATCTTTGAATTTGGTCAAAGTGCTGAACACAGGTAAGTAAGCATGTTGTGACTGCTTCATGGCACTAATAGCTTTACGTTCCAGGCGATCCATTTTCAGTACTTTCCTTTCCGAATGATCACAGAGGATAAAGCTGATCTGATGTATGCCGACCTCAACGGCTTTCTCCACAAACCACTCGGTACGATCTATATTTTTGGTAGGAGAGAGCGCAATGTGGATGTTAAAGTTATCCCGGGGAATTGTAGTTTGTTTGATAATGTCAAACTCACATTTCTTGTCATTGGCTTTAGAAATGCTGGCCTCATAAAAATGCCCTTTTCCGTCTACCACCTGAATCTGATCGCCTTCCTGTTTTCTTAACACCTTAATACAGTGCTTAGATTCGTCTCTATCTAAATAATGCGCTCCTTCACTTACAGATGGCTGGTAAAATATAAACATAGACTACTGTTGATCTGCCGTTTCTAAGCTAGCATGTTGAACGAGTGCCTTTTTAATTTCCTTCAGGACAGAGGGGCCCTCATATACAAATCCGGTATAGAGTTGTATCAAACTGGCACCGGCCTCTATCTTTTCCAATGCATCCCGGGCTGAAGCGATGCCACCTACCCCTATTATGGGAATTTGATTTCCCAACTGTCGGTGGAGATAACGAATTACTTCGGTAGAACGCTTACGAATCGCCTGACCGCTGAGTCCTCCGGCTCCTATTGCTTTCACTTTGGCGTCAGAGGTTTTTAATCCTTCGCGGCTAATGGTGGTATTGTTAGCGATAATACCATCCATTTTCAGCTCCACGCAAATCTCCACAATATCATCTAACTGATGTGGACTGAGGTCGGGAGCGATCTTGAGCAGGATAGGTTTTGCCTTGGGTTTTTGCCGGTTCAGCGAGCTTATATGGTGAAGTAACCGTTTAAGCGGTTCTTTTTCCTGTAGCTCTCTGAGATCTGGGGTATTAGGTGAGCTTACATTTACCGTAAAATAATCAACCACATCATACAGGGCTTCATAACATTTTTCATAATCATCCTGTGCCTGGGCATTGGGAGTGACTTTGTTCTTCCCAATGTTTCCCCCTACAATAATATCAGACTTTCTCTTCCTCAGTCGTTTAACCGCATCTTTCACGCCTTTGTTATTGAAGCCCATCCGGTTGACCAGGCTTTCGTCATCAGATAAGCGAAATAAACGTGGCTTAGGATTACCCTCCTGAGGCAAGGGTGTGAGCGTCCCTATTTCCACAAAGCTAAAACCCAGTGCTGCCATGGCATCAATCATTTCCGCATTCTTGTCAAAGCCGGCAGCCAACCCTATCGGGTTCTTGAATTTGAGTCCAAACAATTCTTTTTCCAGCTTGTGGTCTTCCATGCCATACATGCTATGTAAGAGAGAAGCCCCTCCCGGGCTGTGATACAACATTCGCAGCATTCGGGTAGTAAAATGATGCGCACTTTCCGGTGCCATCTGAAAAAGTAAAGGTCTTATGAGTTCTTTATACACGCTCAATATCAGTTTGGTGAGTTAAGTCTATCGTCAGCAATAGGTCTGCGGGAACGAGGGTGACAATCAGTAATCACCTGCTTCAGGTAGTCACGATCCAGGTGTGTGTAAATTTCAGTTGTAGTAATAGACACATGGCCCAGCATATCCTGCACTGCTCTCAAATTTGCCCCTCCCTCAATCAGGTGGGTAGCAAAAGAATGGCGAAAAGTATGGGGACTTACCTTTTTGTTGATGCCGGAGGCTAATGCAGCGTCCCTGATGATATAAAAGATCATGACCCGGCTCAGTTTTTTTCCCCTACGGTTAAGAAAAACAAAATTCTCGTGACCCGGCTCAATCTCCAGGTATTGCCTGATCTCCTGTATATATTGCTTGGTGAATTTTAATGCGTCTTTTCCAATGGGAACAATCCTTTCTTTACTGCCCTTTCCCAAAATTCTTAAGAAGCCGATATCCTCAAAAATATTATTCATTTTAAGTTCGGTCAACTCGGTCACCCTGAGCCCGGAACTGTAGAGCGTTTCCAGTATCGCCCGGTTTCTAAGCCCCTCAGCGGTAGAGACATCTATCGCCTCCAAAATACTTTCTATCTCAAAGTAGCTTAAGGTATCAGGCAGCTTACGGTCGAGCCGCGGGCCTTCCAGTAGTAATGCCGGGTCTTCAGGGATCAAGTCCTGTAGCAGTAGAAATTTGTAGAAGGCTTTGATCCCCGCAAGTATGCGAGCCTGCGTAGCCGCACTTAAGCCCAGGTCACAGATATGTTGTAGCATCTTCTCCAGATGATCCTGCTGTATGTCCAGAGGAGAAAGATCCAAGTCAGACATTTCTACAAACTGCTGTAGCTTCTCTATATCGCTGATGTAGGCTTTCAGGGAATTCTCAGAAAGAGAGCGTTCAAGCTTAAGGTAGTCCTCAAACTCGCTCATATATGTTTCCCATGCTTTATACTGTGTCATACCTCAATTTACTCCTTTTGGGTAAGGATAAAAATGCCGGGCTTATGGCAATATAAACGACGAATAATATTCTGCTAAAGCTGCCTCCAAAAATATTGACTAAAAACGAAAGCTTTCTATTAAAGCCAAAGATATATTTACAACAATAAATTTAAGGAGTTAAATAAATCCATCTGGCTCCGGCAAATTAAAGACATTTTCTAACTTTACAGTACTAAACGATTATGCAGTATATTTTTTTACTTACTGGACACCCAACATATGAAAGTTCTGATTATTAATGGCCCAAACCTCAATCTGCTGGGAAAGCGCGAACCCGGTATTTACGGTGCTACTTCTTTTGAAGCGTATTACAAAACGCTTGAGAAAGATTTTGCAGAACTAGCACTCAGTTATTTTCAGTCCAATCATGAGGGAGCGATAGTAGATAAGCTGCATGAGACAGGTTTTTCATACGATGGTATCGTAATGAATGCCGCTGCCTATACACATACTTCTGTGGCCATTGCCGATGCCATTTCAGCAATCAAAACTCCAGTGATTGAGGTGCATATTTCCAATGTGCATGCCCGCGAGGCGTTCCGCCATCATAGTTATCTGAGTAAAGTATGTGCCGGCGTGATTTTAGGCTTTGGGTTGGAGAGCTATCGTTTGGCAGTACAGTATTTTGCAAATCAAGCCAGATCACAATGATTTCTTTTTATCCCGGCCCTTCCAAAGTATACCCTGAAGTGCCCCGCTATGTACAGGAGGCTTACGAGCAGGGCTTACTGAGTGCCAACCATAGAAGTTCGGAATTTGTAGCCATTTCTTCCAAGACCATCAAACTGCTTAAAGAGAAACTGCACATACCTCAGGATTATATGGTGTTCTTTACTTCTTCGGCCACAGAGTGCTGGGAAATCATTAGTCAGTCACTGGTCAGTGCGGCATCTTTTCATATCTATAATGGAGCGTTTGGGCAAAAATGGTATCAGTACGCACAAAAACTCCAACCTGCCGCAAAAGGTTTTAGCTTTGGGTTGAACGAAGTGTTGGAAACAGAAGATGTGACAGTAACGGAAGAAGCAGAACTGATCGCCCTGACCCATAATGAGACCTCAAACGGGACAGCCATAAGTCAGCAACTGATCGGAGCAGTGAAAAGGCAATATCCTGATAAACTGATAGCAGTAGATGCTACTTCATCTATGGCAGGCGTAGCACTGGATTTCAGCCTGGCTGATGTCTGGTACGCTTCTGTACAAAAGTGCTTTGGCCTACCGGCGGGCATGGCAGTACTGATTTGCTCTCCCCGGGCATTGGAAAAAGCAGCTCGTTTGAAGGAGAACAAGCATTACAATAGCCTGGTATATATGCGGGAAATGATGGATAAGTGGCAGACCACTTACACTCCTAATGTGTTGAATATCTATTTGCTTAAGCGAGTAATGGAGGCACGACCCGAAATTGAAGATACAGAAAAGGTGCTGCTTAAAAGGTACAGGCAGTGGATAGAGCTACTAGGAGAGTTAGGTTATGTAAATTTAATGGTGGGCAATGATGAGCTTAGATCCAAAACAGTAATCCCATTAACAGCAGAAAAAGAAGTAATAGATAAATTGAGAGCTGACAGTAAGCAAGCTGGTATTACATTAGGAAATGGCTATGGCCAATGGAAGGAAAGCAGCCTTCGTATTGCTAACTTTCCTGCTATTGAAGAATGGGAAATAGAAAAACTCTCCAATTTCCTGAAATCTTTTTCGGTTTAGTTTTTTATCACTAGCATTGTGATTTTATAGATAGTACGCCACAAAGATGATCCACTGGAAAGAACTGATATCAGTTACACTCATATTATTTTCAGTAATAGATATACTGGGAAGCATCCCTGTCATCATAGAACTTAGAAAAAAACATGGTCATATACAGTCTGGCAAAGCCACACTGGTAGCCGGCCTGATCATGGTCTCATTTCTGTTTTTAGGTGAATCTATTTTGTCATTGTTTGGGGTAGATGTAGCTTCGTTTGCTATAGCCGGAGCTATCGTCATGTTCCTGATTGGCATGGAAATGATATTGGGCGTAGAAATATTCAAATCTGAGGCGGATACCGGTGGAGGGGGAAGCCATTCTATTGTACCTCTGGCTTTTCCTTTGCTGGCGGGAGCAGGTACTATGACTACACTGATCTCCCTTAGGGCAGCCTTTACCTATCCCAACATTCTACTCGGTATAGTAATTAATCTTATATTAGTGTTTATAGTGCTTAAATCTTCTGCCTGGTTAGAAGACAAATTAGGCCAAGCAGGGTTTAATATTTTGAGAAAAATTTTTGGCATTATACTATTGTCAATTGCCATCAAACTAGTGAAAAACCAGTTTACCTAATGATTACAATGTTCACTGACGGTGCAGCGAGAGGGAACCCGGGAAGAGGAGGATATGGCACCATACTTATTTATAAAAAACACCGGAAGGAGTTGGCTGCAGGCTACCGTCAGACGACTAACAATCGTATGGAACTATTAGCGGTGATCGTGGGTCTGGAAGCGATCAAGAAACCTGACATGAAGGTGAAAATATTCTCTGACTCACAATATGTAGTAGACGCAATCAATAAGGGTTGGGTATGGAACTGGGAGAAGAAAAATTTTAAAGACAAAAAAAACGCTGACCTCTGGAAGCGCCTTATCCCGCTATTTAAAAAGCATGATGTAGAGATTAGCTGGATCAAAGGTCACTCCGGTATACCTGAAAATGAACGCTGTGATGAGCTGGCAGTAGCTTGTGCAGACGGCGGCAACCTATTGGTAGATGAAGGATATGAGAATAGTATAAGCAAGTAGTGAACAACTTCCTGTCTCAGGAGTTTTATTTTTTTATGTTACAAAACTATTTTTTAGATATGAAGGAAGAAGATCAGATTCACCTGAATAATATCACCACCATGATAAATGAGATTGATGCTTATGTAGCCCATATGGACTACAATCAATTTTCTAAAGAAGAAAGTGTAAGGCAGTCAGTGGCAGTTAACCTGCAACAGATTGGTGAAGCATCAGATTTGCTTTCTCCTGAGTTCAAAGCTGACTTTACCGAGGTAGACTATCGTGTGCTGGATGTGCTGAAAAGAGCCAAGTTTAATGAGGCAATGGAAGTAGACCACCGCCAGATCTGGAATGTGATACAAAATGACTTACCGGAATTCCGTAATATGATAGAAACCCGTTCTGAGCAAATGGACAAAGATGAGCAGCCGGGTGAATAAATAGAGTTATTTGCCTGATTGGCGTTACAAATGCACGCGAGTTTCATCGCCAGATTTTAGCTATCCTGTCTTGCGCTCGTTTGCAAGGTGTGCATTTAATGCTAAAAAAATCCTCCTGAAGAGACTCAGGAGGATTTTTTAATTTGTACTACTTCCACTTTCTTAGAGTGGTAATCCGTAGTATTGCTTTTCATCAGGTGAGTCAGGGTAAACACCTTCTACCAATACTCCACCTCTTTCGTTTTGAATGACTTCAGTAAGGTCATCTACGTCTGTAACAGCCTTACCTGCTACTCCGGTGATGATAAATCCAGGGCGGATGCCTTGCTGTCTTAGCTTACCGGCAAATGTTCTGACAACTTTTACACCACCACTCACATTCAACTCATCCGCTTCTTCTTCAGTTAGCGACTGAAATTCCGCGCCAAGGTCTTCTAAAGCTTCTACGCGCTCTTTGGCAGCGAGCGTGGTAGTTCCATCTAGTGTTTTGAGTGTCATTTCATATTCCTGGCGCTCTCCATCACGAAGTATGATAACATTCACTTCATCACCCGGGCGTTTTCTTCCTATGTAAGAAAGCAGGTCAGAAGTCTGGGCGATTTTCTTGTTATCTACCTGAATGATAACGTCTCCCTGTTCAATGCCAGCAGAGGCAGCAGAACCACTTTCTACAACATCGGCTACATATACACCCTGATTAGTAGAAAGATCATACTCTTCAGCCATAGCAGCATTTACTTCCTGTATACTTACGCCCAGGAATCCTCTCTGTACACTTCCGTATTCTTTCAGGTCGCTTACCACTTTGGCGGCAATATTAGTAGGAACTGCAAACGCATAACCTGCATACGCACCAGTCGGGCTGGCAATCGCGGAGTTGATACCAATGAGGTCACCATCAAGGTTAACCAATGCACCACCGCTATTACCCGGATTTACCGCTGCATCCGTCTGAATGAAAGATTCAATGGCATATTGCTCATCACGAAGAATGTTAATGTTTCTTCCTGTAGCGCTTACAATACCGGCAGTAACTGTTGAATTAAGTCCTCTGAAAGGGTTGCCTATCGCAGCTACCCACTGTCCTACCTTTACATCATCTGAATTAGCAAACTTCAGGAAAGGCAATGCTTCTTCGTCAATTTTGATCAAAGCTAAGTCAGTAGTTGGGTCAGTACCAATGACAGTAGCGACATAACTTCTGTTATCTACCAATACTACAGTAAGCTCATCAGCATCAGCCACCACATGATTGTTGGTAATGATATAACCATCATCACTGATGATTACTCCTGAGCCAGAACCTACACGAGGCTGACGTTGCCCCTGCTGAGGCAACTGATCTCCGAAGAAATCTCTGAAAAACTCAGGAATTTGTTGTTGCTGCTGGCCATTATAGGCCTGAGCCTCCTGCTTTGAGGTAATATGTACAACCGCCGGAGTTGCTTTTTCAGCCGCAAGGGTAAAATCAAACGGGGCTTCAGCTGCACTGCTCGCGCTAGTGTCATCATCATAATAACTGGCTGAAACCGCCGGAAAAGCATCTGCCTCTGACTGGTTTTTGTTAAATTTATCTCCTGCAAAATACAAGAAGGCTGCGATAGTGATCAGACTGGCTATCACCGCCGAAATAACTGGAGTGATTATATTTTTCATTATATATTTAATGTTTGGGTTTAACTTAGCATCGGAAAAATTTATTACTATCCAATAACATACATACTACTTACTTATTGTGTAAAACTGGATAGTGTTTGCTCAGGTCAAGGATTTTATGGAAGTTCTATGCAAAACAACATTATATGCTGATAACTTATAGTTCCATATCCATAGCCCTAATCTTTCTTTCTCTTTGCTATCTTACTCACAATGATAATACCATCGTAAAAGTTCTTTTTTGTTCTTAAGATATTAAGTCAAAATGTCAAGAAAAACTTGATTTATGTAAAATTGTCATGAATAGGTTGTCATATTGTATAAATAAAATCATAAACAGGTATACTACACATGGAGAAATATGATGCAGTAGTAGTCGGTAGTGGTCCCAATGGTTATGCGGCTGGAATCAGGTTGCTCCAGGCTGGCTATTCAGTATTAATATTAGAAGCAAATGCTCAAAGTGGAGGGGGGGCGCGTTCCTCCGCACTTACTCTACCAGGCTATATACATGACATAGGCTCCGCTATACACCCGCTGGCTTATGCATCACCTTTCTTTAAGACTTTACCTCTTGAGCAGTTTGGCTTAAAGTGGCTTTACTCTGAAGCAGCGCTGGCCCATCCTCTTGAGCATGGTGAAACCCTCTTGATGTATCAGGATCTGAATAAAACGGCCGCGCAACTGGGCAGAGACACAGGCGCCTATACCAGACTTATGCAGCCTGCGGTAGAAAATTGGGATCAAATCGCTCCTGATTTTCTGGGAAACTTACGCTGGCCCAGCCACCCTCTCAAGCTGGCTCAGTTTGGCTTACGCGCAGTGCAGCCTTTAAGCCTACTGAATAAAATTTCTTTCAAAGAGGAACGTACCAAAGCATTGATGGCGGGCCTGGCAGCCCATGCTATGCTGCCTCTGAGCAAATGGGCTTCCTCAGGGATCGCCATGGTACTGGGAGTTTTGGCGCATAAGGTAGGTTGGCCTTTTCCGGAAGGAGGAGCGCAATCTATCACCAATGCACTTGACAGTTTATATAAGTCATTGGGCGGAGAGATACGCCTGAATACAAAAGTAAGTACAGTATCGGATATCCCTCCTTGCAAGATAATCATGCTGGACACTGCTCCCCAACTTTTGCTGGATATGAAAGGAATTCGCCTTCCCTGGGTTTATCGACAGGATCTAAAGCGCTATCAGTATGGCCAGGGAATATTTAAGCTGGATTGGGCATTGCGTGAACCTGTACCTTTTACCAATAAGGATTGCCTGAAAGCGGCTACTGTGCATTTTGGACCTACATATGGGGAAATAGCCAGATCAGAAAAAGAGATATGGAAGGGAAAACATCCTGAAAAGCCCTATGTGTTATTCGTACAGCCTTCCCTTTTTGACAAAAGCCGTGCGCCGGAAGGCAAGCATACTGCCTGGGCTTACTGCCATGTGCCCCGCTATTCTGAACAGGACATGACTGAGGTGATTGAAAACCAGATAGAACGCTTTGCCCCGGGTTTCAAAGATGTGATACTGGAAAGACATAGCATGAATACCAGGGCTGTGCAGCAGATCAGTACTAATTATATAGGGGGAGATATCAATTGCGGTGCGCAGACACTCAATCAACAGTTTACCCGCCCTGTGTATCGCCTTAACCCTTATCGTACGCCGGTGACAGGCATGTATATATGTTCATCAGCGACTCCTCCCGGAGGTGGCGTACATGGTATGGGAGGCTTCCATGCTGCTGAAACCGCGATCAGAGATTTACAGAGAAATAAGCTATAGGCTTTTTCACAAATAGTACATATTCCTTCAAAGGCTATGAGACTCAATAATTCAACTATTCCTGAAAATTAAGCGTAGGGCTCATTTTAGGAGATATGATATCTGCTATACTGTCTTCTTTTATTCTTAGATGAAGAAATCCTTATCTCTACTACATACCGGGCTGAAGAAAAGAGTTCGTATGCTTTCTTTCCATCAGTCATAAAGCCTCCTTGCCAGGAAAATAGGAGAAACCCCTAGAGGCTTACCCCTCTTTCTCGCAAAAATACCTAACTTACCAGGATATTAAACTACACAACTCATGATGATCAAGAAAACAGTCTTTACGCTGCTGTTTGTTATAGCCAGTCTGACTACCTTCGCTCAGGTTAAGATCGCTTTCGCAGAAGTAAATTATATACTCAATCAGCTTCCTGAAACTCAGACGATAGATACGCAATTGCAAGCGTTTGAGACGCAGCTCTCCAGCGAGATACAGACGATGAGCCAGCAGTTTCAGCAAAGCGTTCAGGAGTATCAGAGTAGCTCAGGCACTATGACCGATGAAGCCAAAGCTACCAAAGAGGGAGAACTACAGACTTTACAGCAGCAGATCCAGCAAAAACAGCAGGAGGCTCAGCAGAAATTACAACAGCGATATGCTGAGTTGCTTGGTCCGGTTCGGGATAAGGTAATGAATGCGATAGAAACAGTAGCTGAAGCGAATGGTTACACCCATGTTTTTGCTAAATCAATCTCCGGAAATTTGATTGCTGTCTATCCTGATGTGCAGGATAATAGCTTCTCAGATATGGTATTACAGGAACTGGGAGTCACCGTGGAATAAAACACCTTCAGACGTAATAAAAAAAATAACGCCAATCTAAACTGGCGTTATTTTTTTGAGTTTATCGCACTCGCCTCTCATTATATTTCATCTGAAGCAGGGACTAACTGAGCGTCTAACTCAGGATCTTCCATATCTTTATCCAAAGGAAATATTGGTCTCTGAAGCCTTTTGTAGTCAAGGCGTTCCAGGTCCTGATCCACCCCTCCGGGAGTCAGTGCCAGTAGCCAGTCAGCACGCATGTCATACAATTC
Proteins encoded:
- a CDS encoding DUF86 domain-containing protein, which encodes MKEEDQIHLNNITTMINEIDAYVAHMDYNQFSKEESVRQSVAVNLQQIGEASDLLSPEFKADFTEVDYRVLDVLKRAKFNEAMEVDHRQIWNVIQNDLPEFRNMIETRSEQMDKDEQPGE
- a CDS encoding 16S rRNA (uracil(1498)-N(3))-methyltransferase, which translates into the protein MFIFYQPSVSEGAHYLDRDESKHCIKVLRKQEGDQIQVVDGKGHFYEASISKANDKKCEFDIIKQTTIPRDNFNIHIALSPTKNIDRTEWFVEKAVEVGIHQISFILCDHSERKVLKMDRLERKAISAMKQSQHAYLPVFSTLTKFKDFVQGQKRETNTHKFIAYLGEEACPQLIHTAKAHQNYVVLIGPEGDFSPQEVENALEAGFSPVSLGNSRLRTETAGLAACHSLQILQF
- the aroQ gene encoding type II 3-dehydroquinate dehydratase, which encodes MKVLIINGPNLNLLGKREPGIYGATSFEAYYKTLEKDFAELALSYFQSNHEGAIVDKLHETGFSYDGIVMNAAAYTHTSVAIADAISAIKTPVIEVHISNVHAREAFRHHSYLSKVCAGVILGFGLESYRLAVQYFANQARSQ
- a CDS encoding MarC family protein; the protein is MIHWKELISVTLILFSVIDILGSIPVIIELRKKHGHIQSGKATLVAGLIMVSFLFLGESILSLFGVDVASFAIAGAIVMFLIGMEMILGVEIFKSEADTGGGGSHSIVPLAFPLLAGAGTMTTLISLRAAFTYPNILLGIVINLILVFIVLKSSAWLEDKLGQAGFNILRKIFGIILLSIAIKLVKNQFT
- a CDS encoding aminotransferase class V-fold PLP-dependent enzyme yields the protein MISFYPGPSKVYPEVPRYVQEAYEQGLLSANHRSSEFVAISSKTIKLLKEKLHIPQDYMVFFTSSATECWEIISQSLVSAASFHIYNGAFGQKWYQYAQKLQPAAKGFSFGLNEVLETEDVTVTEEAELIALTHNETSNGTAISQQLIGAVKRQYPDKLIAVDATSSMAGVALDFSLADVWYASVQKCFGLPAGMAVLICSPRALEKAARLKENKHYNSLVYMREMMDKWQTTYTPNVLNIYLLKRVMEARPEIEDTEKVLLKRYRQWIELLGELGYVNLMVGNDELRSKTVIPLTAEKEVIDKLRADSKQAGITLGNGYGQWKESSLRIANFPAIEEWEIEKLSNFLKSFSV
- the rnhA gene encoding ribonuclease HI; this encodes MITMFTDGAARGNPGRGGYGTILIYKKHRKELAAGYRQTTNNRMELLAVIVGLEAIKKPDMKVKIFSDSQYVVDAINKGWVWNWEKKNFKDKKNADLWKRLIPLFKKHDVEISWIKGHSGIPENERCDELAVACADGGNLLVDEGYENSISK
- a CDS encoding Do family serine endopeptidase, which encodes MKNIITPVISAVIASLITIAAFLYFAGDKFNKNQSEADAFPAVSASYYDDDTSASSAAEAPFDFTLAAEKATPAVVHITSKQEAQAYNGQQQQQIPEFFRDFFGDQLPQQGQRQPRVGSGSGVIISDDGYIITNNHVVADADELTVVLVDNRSYVATVIGTDPTTDLALIKIDEEALPFLKFANSDDVKVGQWVAAIGNPFRGLNSTVTAGIVSATGRNINILRDEQYAIESFIQTDAAVNPGNSGGALVNLDGDLIGINSAIASPTGAYAGYAFAVPTNIAAKVVSDLKEYGSVQRGFLGVSIQEVNAAMAEEYDLSTNQGVYVADVVESGSAASAGIEQGDVIIQVDNKKIAQTSDLLSYIGRKRPGDEVNVIILRDGERQEYEMTLKTLDGTTTLAAKERVEALEDLGAEFQSLTEEEADELNVSGGVKVVRTFAGKLRQQGIRPGFIITGVAGKAVTDVDDLTEVIQNERGGVLVEGVYPDSPDEKQYYGLPL
- the xerD gene encoding site-specific tyrosine recombinase XerD, with translation MTQYKAWETYMSEFEDYLKLERSLSENSLKAYISDIEKLQQFVEMSDLDLSPLDIQQDHLEKMLQHICDLGLSAATQARILAGIKAFYKFLLLQDLIPEDPALLLEGPRLDRKLPDTLSYFEIESILEAIDVSTAEGLRNRAILETLYSSGLRVTELTELKMNNIFEDIGFLRILGKGSKERIVPIGKDALKFTKQYIQEIRQYLEIEPGHENFVFLNRRGKKLSRVMIFYIIRDAALASGINKKVSPHTFRHSFATHLIEGGANLRAVQDMLGHVSITTTEIYTHLDRDYLKQVITDCHPRSRRPIADDRLNSPN
- a CDS encoding phytoene desaturase family protein: MEKYDAVVVGSGPNGYAAGIRLLQAGYSVLILEANAQSGGGARSSALTLPGYIHDIGSAIHPLAYASPFFKTLPLEQFGLKWLYSEAALAHPLEHGETLLMYQDLNKTAAQLGRDTGAYTRLMQPAVENWDQIAPDFLGNLRWPSHPLKLAQFGLRAVQPLSLLNKISFKEERTKALMAGLAAHAMLPLSKWASSGIAMVLGVLAHKVGWPFPEGGAQSITNALDSLYKSLGGEIRLNTKVSTVSDIPPCKIIMLDTAPQLLLDMKGIRLPWVYRQDLKRYQYGQGIFKLDWALREPVPFTNKDCLKAATVHFGPTYGEIARSEKEIWKGKHPEKPYVLFVQPSLFDKSRAPEGKHTAWAYCHVPRYSEQDMTEVIENQIERFAPGFKDVILERHSMNTRAVQQISTNYIGGDINCGAQTLNQQFTRPVYRLNPYRTPVTGMYICSSATPPGGGVHGMGGFHAAETAIRDLQRNKL
- a CDS encoding quinone-dependent dihydroorotate dehydrogenase encodes the protein MYKELIRPLLFQMAPESAHHFTTRMLRMLYHSPGGASLLHSMYGMEDHKLEKELFGLKFKNPIGLAAGFDKNAEMIDAMAALGFSFVEIGTLTPLPQEGNPKPRLFRLSDDESLVNRMGFNNKGVKDAVKRLRKRKSDIIVGGNIGKNKVTPNAQAQDDYEKCYEALYDVVDYFTVNVSSPNTPDLRELQEKEPLKRLLHHISSLNRQKPKAKPILLKIAPDLSPHQLDDIVEICVELKMDGIIANNTTISREGLKTSDAKVKAIGAGGLSGQAIRKRSTEVIRYLHRQLGNQIPIIGVGGIASARDALEKIEAGASLIQLYTGFVYEGPSVLKEIKKALVQHASLETADQQ
- a CDS encoding OmpH family outer membrane protein, which encodes MMIKKTVFTLLFVIASLTTFAQVKIAFAEVNYILNQLPETQTIDTQLQAFETQLSSEIQTMSQQFQQSVQEYQSSSGTMTDEAKATKEGELQTLQQQIQQKQQEAQQKLQQRYAELLGPVRDKVMNAIETVAEANGYTHVFAKSISGNLIAVYPDVQDNSFSDMVLQELGVTVE